In the Brassica napus cultivar Da-Ae chromosome A7, Da-Ae, whole genome shotgun sequence genome, one interval contains:
- the LOC106354035 gene encoding lysine-rich arabinogalactan protein 19-like, translating into MDSSLMSWSLLLAFALISPFSVNAQGPAASPATPTISTPPPTTTVPPPTTTALPPTTTVPPPTATVPPPTTTASPPTTVVPPVSATPPPATPTTPPPAVTPTSSPPAPKAAPVISPATPPPQPPQSPPVSAPTVSPPPAPASPPPASPPAPTSPPPAPASPPPALTPITLPPAPAPAKHKKKHKHKRHHHAPAPAPTPPSPPSPPVLTDSQDTAPAPSPFQNANGGNALNQLQGRVGMWLTTVMGTLVLMAMTA; encoded by the exons ATGGATTCAAGTTTAATGAGTTGGTCACTTCTATTAGCTTTTGCTCTTATCTCTCCCTTTAGTGTTAATGCACAAGGACCTGCCGCTTCACCAGCAACCCCCACCATCAGTACTCCTCCTCCAACAACCACTGTTCCTCCTCCAACGACCACTGCTCTGCCACCAACAACCACTGTTCCGCCTCCAACAGCAACTGTTCCACCTCCCACTACCACTGCTTCGCCTCCAACAACAGTTGTCCCGCCCGTTTCAGCTACTCCGCCACCAGCAACACCGACTACACCTCCACCAGCAGTTACTCCAACTTCATCACCACCAGCTCCAAAGGCTGCACCAGTAATCAGTCCAGCAACACCACCTCCACAACCACCACAAAGCCCGCCAGTTTCAGCTCCAACCGTCTCACCACCGCCTGCACCTGCCTCTCCCCCACCGGCGTCACCACCTGCACCAACTTCTCCACCACCAGCACCAGCCTCACCCCCTCCAGCGCTTACGCCAATAACTCTACCACCAGCACCAGCTCCTGCTAAGCACAAGAAAAAGCACAAACACAAGAGGCATCACCATGCCCCAGCTCCAGCACCAACTCCTCCAAGCCCTCCATCTCCTCCAGTTCTAACAGATTCCCAGGACACTGCTCCAGCACCATCACCTTTCCAGAACGCG AACGGAGGAAATGCATTGAACCAGCTACAAGGAAGAGTAGGAATGTGGCTCACTACCGTAATGGGAACTCTTGTTCTGATGGCTATGACAGCCTAA
- the LOC106354036 gene encoding mitochondrial protein import protein ZIM17-like, with amino-acid sequence MANTVAGLSPVSAPIYSPITFNRKPINFHKPHLLSYKQNNPVSALQHRSRTVRVVEEGARKRRKRLFSVFGSLTDDDSELNPEEEGQVASVDIKLPRRSLQVEFSCNSCGVRTKRLINRLAYERGLVFVQCGGCLKHHKLVDNLGLIVEYDFRKETSKDSTTDQI; translated from the exons ATGGCGAATACGGTGGCCGGTTTGTCCCCCGTTTCGGCTCCAATCTATTCTCCGATAACTTTTAATCGAAAGCCAATCAATTTCCACAAGCCGCATCTTCTCTCCTACAAGCAAAACAACCCTGTATCTGCTCTTCAACACAG GTCAAGAACTGTTCGAGTGGTAGAGGAGGGAGCACGCAAGCGAAGGAAACGgttgttttctgtttttggATCTCTCACTGATGATGATTCCGAGTTAAACCCAGAAGAGGAG GGACAGGTTGCTTCTGTAGATATTAAGCTGCCAAGGAGAAGTTTGCAAGTGGAGTTCAGTTGCAACTCATGCGGAGTGAGAACTAAACGGCTTATCAACCGTTTGGCTTATGAGCGTGGCCTTGTCTTTGTCCAG TGTGGAGGATGTCTTAAGCATCATAAGCTGGTTGACAATCTTGGTCTCATTGTTGAGTATGACTTCCGCAAAGAAACCTCCAAGGATTCAACTACTGatcaaatttga